TCGTCGGGCTCATAACCCGAAGGTCGTCGGTTCGAATCCGGCCCCCGCAACCAATTGATGTGAGTCGTCCATCAAGAGATGTGAAAGCAGTAAAAATAAGTCATTACGGACGCGGGGTGGAGCAGCCTGGTAGCTCGTCGGGCTCATAACCCGAAGGTCGTCGGTTCGAATCCGGCCCCCGCAACCAATTGATGTGAGTCGTCCATCAAGAGAAGTAAAGATAAGTCATACGGACGCGGGGTGGAGCAGCCTGGTAGCTCGTCGGGCTCATAACCCGAAGGTCGTCGGTTCGAATCCGGCCCCCGCAACCAACTAAGACTAAAACGATAAAGCACCTTAACGGGTGCTTTTTTGTTTTCTACGTCATCTATTTTCCATGCAGTTCCTATACCGCACCCCAGACCTATTTATTCCCTCTGAACCGCGCCAGCAAGACGCGGTCACCGCACGTGCTACATCGACAACATCAACTACCGTTCGGCCTGACTGGCAAAGTAGGCTTTAATTCCTGCAAAAATGGATTCCGCAATTTGCTGCTGGAAATGGCTAGTGCGCAGCTTACGCTCTTCTTCCAGATTACTGATAAAGGCCGTCTCAACCAGAACAGAGGGGATATCTGGGGCTTTCAGTACTGCAAACCCGGCCTGATCGACGCTGTTTTTGTGCAGACGATTCACCTTGCCCAGCCGGGTCAGGATATCTTTACCAAACTTCAGACTGTCGCTGATGGTCACGGTCTGCACCAGATCGAACATGGTGTGATCCAAATAGCGATCGCCGCTCATGTTCACCCCACCGATCAAATCCGATTCGTTCTGGGTCTCTGCCAGAAATCTGGCAGCGGTACTGGTTGCCCCTTTCTTCGACAGCGCAAAAACCGACGATCCTCTTGCCGATCGATTGGTAAACGCATCAGCATGAATCGAAATGAACAGATCGGCACGCTGCTTGCGCGCTTTCGCCACCCTTACGCGCAGCGGAATGAACACATCTTCATTACGCGTCATATAGGCTTTCATGTTGGATTCATTGTCGATCAGCTTGCGCAAGCGGCGAGCGATTTGCAGCACGATGTCTTTCTCGCGCGTTTTATTCTTGCCAATCGCACCGGGATCTTCACCACCGTGACCGGGGTCAAGCATGATAATCAGCGGACGATCCCACCCTGCTTTCCCAGCTTTCGGCGCTTCTGCCGGCAGCGTACGTTCCAGATCGCCTTTGTTGTAATCCTCCAGCAGCGCCAGCAGCGGATCGTCTTCGTTGTCGTAGCGCCCTGCCGCAGGATACAAATCCAGCACCAGCCGGTGCTTGAATTCAGCCACTGGCCCCAGCGTAAAGACCTTGGTCGTCGCCTGCTGCTTGAGTTCCAACACCAAGCGCACCGTGGTTTTATCAAACTGGCCGATACGCGCTTCTTTAATCAGGGCGTCGTTATCTGACGTAAACTGGCTGGCGATCTCCTTCAGCACGCTGTTCAGATGAACATTTTCGATATCCACCACGATGCGTTCAGGATGACTCAGACTAAACTGTTTATATTTCAGCGGGTGATTGGATTCCAGCGTGACGCGGGTATAGGCGGAGGACGGCCAGACGCGCACGGCAACGACCTGTGTCGTCGCCGCTATCCCTACACCACTTACGCTTAACAGCCAGGTTGCTGCTGCGGTTTGTAATAGACGCCGTCGAGTCAAATGATGATTCGAATGAGACATGCCACTCCGATCTGATTGCTGTGCGCTATCCTGTGCTGTTGTGTTGCCAGTGCACTGGATAGGTCATTAAAAAATGAATAAAGGTAAAAATTGTCAAAAACTTTAACGAATCTATCCCACTCTGTCATGCAAAAATCATGTGCAGGCCTTATAACAGGCGGATATCATAAATTTGAAGCATTAACCTCGCTTTTCTGGTTAATACTTCCTCTTGCCTTTTACGTCATAAAGAATAAAAATACAGAAATTACGAATAAAAATGCAAAGAGGGCTCGCAGTGAAGGAACGGAGTACAGAACTGGTTCAGGGCTTCCGCCATTCAGTTCCCTATATCAATGCCCACCGTGGCAAAACGTTTGTCATCATGTTAGGTGGCGAAGCCATTGAACATGCCAACTTCTCTAGCATCGTAAATGATATCGGGCTGCTACACAGTCTGGGGATCAAGCTGGTGGTGGTTTATGGCGCTCGTCCCCAGATCGACGCCAACCTGACAACGCATCACTACGAGCCTCACTACCATAAAAACACCCGCATCACCGACAGCGCCACGCTGGAGCTGGTCAAGCAGGCGGCGGGAATGCTGCAGCTGGACATCACCGCTCGGCTGTCGATGAGCCTGAACAACACACCGCTGCAAGGTGCCCACATTAATGTCGTCAGCGGTAACTTTATTATCGCGCAGCCGCTTGGCGTTGATGACGGTGTGGATTACTGCCACAGCGGCCGTATTCGTCGTATTGATGAAGAAGCGGTTCACCGCCAGTTGAATAGCGGCGCGATTGTGCTGCTCGGTCCGGTTGCCGTGTCAGTCACGGGTGAAAGTTTCAATTTAACCTCGGAAGAGGTCGCGACCCAGCTCGCCATTAAGCTGAAAGCGGAGAAGATGATCGGCTTCTGCTCCTCGCAGGGCGTGACCAATGAAGAAGGCAACATCATTTCCGAGCTGTTCCCTGATGATGCACAGCAGCGTATTGATGCACTGGAACAGGCTGGCGATTACCATTCGGGTACGGTCCGATTCCTGCGCGGCGCGGTCAAGGCCTGCCGTAGCGGCGTGCGCCGCAGCCACCTGATCAGCTATCAGGACGACGGTGCGCTGTTGCAGGAACTGTTCTCACGCGACGGCATCGGTACGCAGATCGTGATGGAAAGCGCCGAGCAGGTTCGCCGTGCGACCATCAATGACATTGGCGGTATTCTGGAGCTGATTCGCCCGCTGGAAGAGCAAGGCATTCTGGTCAGACGCTCGCGCGAGCAGTTGGAAATGGAAATCGACAAATTCACTGTCGTGGTACGCGATAACCTGACTATCGCCTGCGCCGCGCTTTATCCGTTCCCGGAAGAGAGCATTGGCGAAATGGCCTGCGTCGCAGTTCACCCGGATTACCGCAGCTCATCACGCGGCGATATGCTGTTACTGCGCGTTGCCGCTCAGGCACGTCAACAAGGTCTGCAAAAGCTGTTTGTACTGACGACGCACAGCATCCACTGGTTCCAGGAACGCGGCTTTTTACCCGCCGAAGTGGAAATGCTGCCGAAGAAAAAGCAGGCGCTGTACAACTACCAGCGTCGCTCGAAGATTCTGGTGCTGGATCTCTGAGTTATTCCACTCGATAACACTTCTCGTGGCCGACCGTAAAGTCGGCCACGATCTTTCATCCGCTTATGGCCGCTTGCCAAACTCACCGCTCACGTTGTTCATTTCAATAAGCCATCAGACAGGGATATCATGCCAATTTGTCAACGCAATTCACACCCGCAGCGTATCGTACTTCCCTAACTGAATGGCATCTTACTAGCAGAAGAGCGCACCATTAATGCGCTAATTCTCTCTTCCAAGCCGCTATAGCGCTGCGTTGGCGTTTTCACCGCTCGGCAGAGAATACGGACATCGGTATAAAGTGACAAACGCTGGCGTGCACGCGTGATGGCGGTATACACCAGTTCCCGCGTCAGCACCGGTAAATAGTGGTTCGGCAGCACCAGCGCCGTATGATCGAACTCCGATCCCTGCGATTTATGCACCGTCATCGCATAGGCCGTGTCATGCGGCGGCAGACGGCTTGGCGTAACGTCTTTGGTTTCGCCATTCGGCAAGGGGAAAAATACGCGCAGCTCCCCGCTTTCCCCTATCATGGCGATACCGATGTCACCATTGAACAGACCCAATGCGGCATCGTTACGTTCAATCATGACCGGTCGGCCGGGATACCAGCGGTTAAGCGGATTACGACTGCGTTGAATCAGCCCAGCCTGATGCAAAGCCTGCTCGATGCGCTGATTCAGCCCTGCAACGCCAAACGGCCCTTCACGCAACGCGCACAGCTGGCGATAGCGCTGGAAAGCAAGCAGAACAGCGTCCGGCGTGGCTCCCGCCGCCACAAGCTGTAGATAATCACGATACCCTTCGACACACTGTGCCAGCATGGCCTGATACTCTTCAGCCGCGGTTAACGGGCTACAGGTAATATCGG
This genomic interval from Pectobacterium aquaticum contains the following:
- the amiC gene encoding N-acetylmuramoyl-L-alanine amidase AmiC; this encodes MSHSNHHLTRRRLLQTAAATWLLSVSGVGIAATTQVVAVRVWPSSAYTRVTLESNHPLKYKQFSLSHPERIVVDIENVHLNSVLKEIASQFTSDNDALIKEARIGQFDKTTVRLVLELKQQATTKVFTLGPVAEFKHRLVLDLYPAAGRYDNEDDPLLALLEDYNKGDLERTLPAEAPKAGKAGWDRPLIIMLDPGHGGEDPGAIGKNKTREKDIVLQIARRLRKLIDNESNMKAYMTRNEDVFIPLRVRVAKARKQRADLFISIHADAFTNRSARGSSVFALSKKGATSTAARFLAETQNESDLIGGVNMSGDRYLDHTMFDLVQTVTISDSLKFGKDILTRLGKVNRLHKNSVDQAGFAVLKAPDIPSVLVETAFISNLEEERKLRTSHFQQQIAESIFAGIKAYFASQAER
- the argA gene encoding amino-acid N-acetyltransferase produces the protein MQRGLAVKERSTELVQGFRHSVPYINAHRGKTFVIMLGGEAIEHANFSSIVNDIGLLHSLGIKLVVVYGARPQIDANLTTHHYEPHYHKNTRITDSATLELVKQAAGMLQLDITARLSMSLNNTPLQGAHINVVSGNFIIAQPLGVDDGVDYCHSGRIRRIDEEAVHRQLNSGAIVLLGPVAVSVTGESFNLTSEEVATQLAIKLKAEKMIGFCSSQGVTNEEGNIISELFPDDAQQRIDALEQAGDYHSGTVRFLRGAVKACRSGVRRSHLISYQDDGALLQELFSRDGIGTQIVMESAEQVRRATINDIGGILELIRPLEEQGILVRRSREQLEMEIDKFTVVVRDNLTIACAALYPFPEESIGEMACVAVHPDYRSSSRGDMLLLRVAAQARQQGLQKLFVLTTHSIHWFQERGFLPAEVEMLPKKKQALYNYQRRSKILVLDL